The genomic window GCGAGGAGAGCTAGCGGCCCAAGGCTGGGAGGGGTGGATGCGTTCCAGGAAGATCAGGGCGTCCAGTTCTTCGGGGGCGTTGATGGCAAGGGCGTGCGGGCGGGAAGGGTCGAAGCACAGGGGTATGAAACGGACGCCTTGGGGCGAATCCAGCCAGCGTCGAGTCTCTCCCTGGGGCCGGCCAGGGCGCAGGTCGAGGAGGAGCCGCGGCAGGCCGGTGGATCCCAGGGCTTCGTCCAGGGTGGCCCGGGGGTCCGGACCCACCTCGAAGGGGACCCAGGCCGGATCTTCCCGGCCGGCCTCCAGGGCCATGAACCCGCCGCGCCGGAAGGTCATCGCGACGGGTACGTAGTCGGCCCCGAGTTCCTGCGCGAGATGCCAGCCCATGGTGGGCCATCCCATCGAGTTCCGGAGGGATCTGGCGACGTGGCCGCAGTGGGCGAAAACCAGCACGCGGCCTCGAACGCCTTCCTGCCGCAGGACCCACCGGACATTTTCGGCCATGGCCAGCTCCCGGGCCCGGGACCCGCCCGTCAGATCCACAGCCAGTGGAATGAATTGGCCCAGCGCCACCAGCGACCGCCGCTGCCTTTCCAGGGACCGGGAGTCCAGGGCCGTGGTCAGCGCGTCGAGCCGCCGTTGAAGAAGCTCCAGGGCGGCCCGCCACCGGTCGGCCCGGGCCTGATCGCCCGGAAAGCCAGCCTCCCGGGCAGAACCGAGGTCCCCGAGTACCCTCTGGAAGTGGGACGCGGTCCTGGGATCATGCCGGCGAAAGAAGGTGAGGGCCCAGCGATAGGCGGGTCCAGGATCGGCCGGATCGATCCCGTAGATCCTGAATCTCGAATCCCGCGGCCTGGGGCCGTTGAAACGGCGCAGCCACTGGAGCAGGTCCCGGATCTCGCCGGTACGGTAGGCAAGGGGAAGGGCCTGGACGGATTCGGATTCTTCGCCCTGGATGAAGGCATCGAGCGTGAAGCCATCGCTGGGGGAAAGCTCCAGCGCGATGGCCCGGGGTTCTCCGCGACCGCCAAGGCACTGGATCACCTCGTGGACGATCTGGCGGAATTCCCTGGACCCGTGCGTGGCCTCCCCCAGGCCCAGCACGGCGCCGGACCTCAGCAAACCGTCCAGGCGGCCTGGGTCCCCGGTTTCCAGCGGGACGGCCTGGGCCTGAAGCCAGCCCACCGTTTTCCGCGGGGCGGGTGACGGCTCCGGAACGAGCACTGCGTTCCGGTCCTGGGGCACCCGTCCAGCCTCAAGCCACTCGCCCGGGTGCATCAGCCCCTTCGCCCACGGAAGGAAGAAATACGTCCCGGGGGCAACCGCGACCTCGTAGCGGCCATCTCGGATCCGGACCAGACGGACCGAAGCGGCCGTCAGGAGGGGACCCCCCAGGGGAGGCACAAGCCCCAGGATACCGTCCAGGGGGTGGCCCCCGAGGTCCCGGATCTCGCCGCGCAAAGGGGACCCGCCGCCCTGCAGCTGGAGCGGGAAAGGCAGGGTGTAGGTGGAACCCGGGTCCACGGAGAACCGGCTCACATTGGCACCGATGAAGGCCGGATGGCTCACCGAAAGGCCGTGAGGACCCGGCGGCAGCGAGAAGCGGAAGCGGCCCCGCCGATCCGTCCGCTGCCAGGCCACCCTTTCGAAGCCGCTCCAGCCCTCTACCGGATCAAGCGGAAAGACTGCGACCGCGGCACCCGGTTCAGGTTTGCCGGAAGGGTCGAGTACCTGACCCTCCACCACCCCCGTCACCGGGCGGCAGGAGAGGCTTCCGCCCAGAAGCCAGCAGAGGATCGCAGCCAGGGCCAGCCCGGGATGCCGCCTCGCGTTCACAGACAGCCGGCAGCGGTGATCAGTTGCGGACCACGTGGGGCTTCCCGTAGCCGGTGGCCAGCCGATGCTGGAGCATGTGGACGCTGTGGTTCGGGTCGGGAGGTCCCAGGATTCCGGGGTTCGCCTTGACCAGGGCATCGAACCTGGCCTGCCCGGCGGCCAATTGCTGGTCGCGGATGCCCCCGGGACGAAGGTAGGGGTCATCATCCCTGTTGAGATGCGTGGTCCGGACAAGGGAATTCCAGGGAAACCGGGAGATCATTCCTCCGGTGACCCCATCGAGCACGGAATCGTCAATGCGCGGCAAGGAGGGTGAAACGGTTCTCATGGCGTCTCCTTTCAGGGAAGGGCGGAATCAGCGGCCGGCTTGCTGAAGCCGGGCCGAATTCCGTCCAGGAAGGAGTGTCCTGGAGGCCGGGGCAGGTTCCCCGGTGGGGCTTCCCTCCCCGGGTTCCGTCAGTCCAGCATTCCCTTTTCGCGCATCCAGTCGTCGTTGAAGATCGTGCTCAGGTAGCGCGAGGCGCTGTCGGGGAAGAGGATGGCCACCCGCGCATCGGGCGCCAGGGTGGGCGCGATCCTGCGCAGGGCGTGGATCACGGCGCCGCTGGAGCCGCCCACCAGGAGGCCCTCGGTCCGGGCCAGTTCCCGGGCGGCGAGGAAGGCATCCCGGTCGGACACCTGGACCATCTCGTCGATCACGGAGAAGTCCGCGCAGCCGATGAGGAACTCGTCGCCCAGGCCTTCCAGGAGGTAGGGGGCGGCCTTGCCGGGTTCGCCTGTCTTGAAGAAGGGCGTGAACACCGAGCCCACCACGTCCACGGCCACGATCCGGACGGCGGGGTTGCGCTCCTTCAGGTAGCGGCCCACGCCCCCGATGGTGCCGCCGGTGCCCATGCCGGCCACGAAGACGTCGATCCTGCCGTCCATCTGGTCCCACACCTCGGGCCCGGTGCCCAGGTAGTGGGCCTCGTTGTTCTCGCGGTTGTTGTGCTGGTCGGGGAAGTAGCAGTGCGGCGTCTCCCGGGCCAGGCGGGGGGTGATGAGGTTGTAGCTGTCGGGATGCTCCGGGGGCAGGCTGGTGTCGACCCGGACCACGTCCACGCCCAGGGCGGTGAGCTGGTCCAGCTTCTCCTTGGAGGTGCGGTCCCGCACCACGGCCTTGAGGGTGTAGCCCTTCTGGATGGCGGCCAGGGCCAGGCCCATGGCGGTGTTGCCCGAGGAGTTCTCCAGGATCACGTCGCCCGGCTGGAGGCGCCCGTCCTTCTCGGCCTGCTCCACCAGGTACTTGGCGATGCGGTCCTTGCTGCTGCCCATGGGGTTCAGGTACTCGAGCTTGACCCACACCGGGAAGGGCATCCCGGCCGTGATGCGGCGCAGGCGCACCAGGGGGGTGTTGCCGATGACGTCGAGGAGGCTGTCGTAGACCCGCTTGTCACGCATCGGCGGGGATCTCCGCCACCAGCTCGATCTCCACCTTGGCGCCCCGGGGGAGGGCGGCGACCTGCACGGTGCTGCGGGCGGGCTTGGCGCCGCCCAGAAGCTTCTCGTAGACGGCGTTGAAGGCGCCGAACTCGGCCAGGTCCGTGAGGAAGACCGTGGTCTTGAGGACATGGGACCAGTCGGTGCCCGCGGCCTCGAGCACGGCGGCGAGGTTGGCCACCACGCGCCCGGTCTGGGCCTCGATGGGGCCGGTGACCAGCTCCATGCTGCCGGGCACCAGGGGGATCTGGCCGGCGGTGAACAGGAGGTTTCCCGAGATGCAGGCCTGGGAGTAGGGGCCGATGGCGCCGGGGGCGTTGGGGGTGGCGACGGTCTTCATGACGGACTCCTTGGGGTTCAGCCCTTGCCCCAGCGACGCTTCTTGCTGTGGCGCCAAGGTTTGGCACTGGGCTGGGCGGGCATGGCGGACTCGAAGGGGGATGCGGCGGGTTCCGCGGCGGCCTCGGGCTGGGCCTCGGGCTCCTCCATGTTCCCGACCCCTTCCTCGATCTGGATCTGCACTACCTGGGCGGTGCGGTGCATGAGGGCCGCCAGGCACAGGCTGGCCTCGATGCGGGCGTGGGGCAGCGGGCCCAGCTGGATGAACACGGAGGGGTCCGCGGGGATGGCCCGGGGCAGGGCCACTTCGGGGATGGGCACGGGCGGGGTGTCGAAGGCCTCGTCGGACATGCGCAGCCAGGGCTCGACCATCTCGTTGCGCCGGGGCAGCAGGTCCACCACCGAGACGACCTTCTTGGGGCGGCCGCGCTTGCGGGGGGCGGGCTCGGCGGAGGCGGCGTCCATGTACCCCTGGAGGGCCGCGAGCACGTCCTCGCGGGTGCGCCCGCGCAGGTCGAAGAGCAGCCAGGGATCGCGGTCCAGGGCCTCGGCCATGATGTAGCACACCGCCGCCACGTGCTTGCAGGGGTTGGCCCAGTCGGGGCAGTCGCAGTGGGTCTGCAGCTCCTTGGGCACCCGCGGGTAGAGGCTTGCGCCGGATTCCCGGAAGGTCTCGTCCAGGCCCTGGGGCATCTCGCCGGCCAGGAGGGAGGCCACGAAGCGGCTCTCGGCGTAGATGCGCTCCAGGGCCTTCTCCCACTGGGATGAGGAGAGCGCGGGCAGCCCGAGGGTGACGTTGTAGGTCTTGCGGCCGTGCACCTTGGCCTGGATCTCGCCCGGGGTCACGGTGAAGTGGCTGACGGCGCCCTCCTCGGCGTACTTCTTGCCGCGGGGGAGGCGGTTCTCGAAGTCGTCGCCCAATTGCTCCAGGGCCGTGATCCAGAGGCGGCCCCACCAGGTGGTGCCGAAACGTTCGCTCATCTGGCTCATGAGAGCACCCCCTTCCGGAGGGCGGGCTTGGGCTTGCGTTTCACCGGGGTGCGGGACTTCGCGGGGAGGACGTCGTTGACGTCATCCTCGGACGGGTCCTCTTCAGGCAGGACGGCGGCGGCGTGGCCGTTGCCGTTGGCCTCCTCCTCGCCCATGATGTCGGCGTCGGGCTCCAGGAGCACCAGCCGCCTCAGGGCGTCGTCGTCCAGCTCCGTGAGCCAGCCCTCGCCCGTGCCCACCACGCGGTCCGCGAGGTCGCGCTTGGATTCCAGCATGCCGTCGATCTTCTCCTCCAGGGTGCCCATGGTGATGAACTTGTGCACCTGAACGTTGCGCGTCTGCCCGATGCGGTAGGTGCGGTCCGTGGCCTGGTCCTCCACGGCCGGGTTCCACCAGCGGTCGAAGTGGAAGACGTGGGTGGCCGCGGTGAGGTTGAGGCCCACGCCGCCGGCCTTGAGGCTCAGGAGCATCACCTTGGCGCCGTCCTCGTCCTCCTGGAAGCTGCGCACCATCTCGTCGCGCTGCTCGCGGCTGGAGCCGCCGTGGAGGAAGGGGGGTTCGAAGCCCAGGACGTCGTTGAGGTGGATCTGCAGGCGGTCCCCCATCTCCTTGAACTGGGTGAAGACCAGGGCCTTCTCCCCGCTCTCCAGCACCTCCTCGAGCATGTCGGTGAGCCGCTCGAGCTTGCCGCTGCGGCCCTTGTAGGGGCCGGTCTGCTTGAGAAACTGGGAGGGGTGGTTGCAGATCTGCTTGAGGTGGGTGAGAAGGGCGAGGATCCGGCCCCGGCGCTCGATGCCGTTGGCGGCCTCCAGGTCCTTCTCCATCTGGTCCACGCGGGCCTGGTAGAGGGCGGCCTGTTCCCGGGTGAGCTGGGTGTAGACCTTCATCTCGTTCTTGTCGGGCAGGTCCTGGATGATGGAGCGGTCGGTCTTGAGCCGGCGCAGGATGAAAGGACCCACGCGCTGGCGCAGCTCGGTGGCGGCGTCGGCGTCGCGGTACTTCTCGATGGGCGAGGCGAACTGGTCCTTGAACCGGGACTCGCTGCCCAGGTAGCCGGGAAGCGCGAAGGCGAGGATCGACCAGAGCTCCAGGAGGCGGTTCTCGATGGGCGTGCCGGTGAGGGCCAGCTTGAAGGGCGCGCGCAGCTTGCGCACGGCCTTGGCCTGGTAGGAGCCGGCGTTCTTGATGGCCTGGGCCTCGTCGACGACGACCATGGACCAGGCCCGGGCGCCGAAGACCTCCTCCTCCCGCCGGATCACCCCGTAGGTGGTCAGGACGATGGTGTGGGGCCTGAAGACCTTGGGCAGCCGGTCCCGGTTGTTGCCGTGGTGCACGAAGAAGGGGATGGTGGGCGCGAACTTGGCGATCTCCCGCTCCCAGTTGCCCAGCAGGGAGGTGGGGCAGATGAGGAGGGTGGGGTTGCCCACGTGGGGGTCCTGCTGCTGGCGGTGCAGGAGCAGGGCGAGGACCTCGATGGTCTTGCCCAGGCCCATGTCGTCGGCGAGGATGCCGCCCAGGCCCAGCCGGGACAGGCCTTCCAGCCACGCCAGACCCCGGAGCTGGTAGGGGCGGAGCATGCCCTTGAAGCCCGCGGGCTGGGAGATGGGCTTGTCGGGCAGGACCTTCAGGTCCTCCAGGGCCGCGCCGAAGTCGCCGGCCACCTCCACCTCGATGGCCTCGGACACGCCCGGGATGTGGGCGCTGCCTGTGAGCGCGGCGGCCAGGGCCTCGCCCCGGCTCATGCTCTCGAAGCCGGCGCCGCGGCTGGCCTGGATGACCTGGGTGATCTGCTTGAGGGTCTCGGGGTCGAGCGCGACCCACTTGCCCTTCCAGGCCACCAGCGGATGCTTGAGGCTGGCCATCTGGGCGAAGTCCTGCAGGTCGAGGGTGTCGTCGCCCAGCATGAGGGACCAGTCCGCGGACACGGAACCGTCCAGCCCTTCCTGCACCGCGCCTTCGTCGCCCGCGGCCTCGATGCGCCGGGCGCCCAGCTTGACCTTGGCGCGCAGGCGCCTCGCCCCGCCGAATTCCGCGAGCTGCTCGGGGATGTGCACGAGGAAGCCGGCTTCCTTGAGCTGCGCGGCGCCCCGGGTGAGGAACTGCCAGGCCTCGGTGGGCAGCAGCGGAAGATCCTCGGGCTGCTTGCCCGAGAGGGCCCCCTGCAGGGGCGGGAAGAAGGGCATGGCGCGGGCCAGGCCGCGCAGCAGGACCTTGCGGGCCTCCA from Geothrix sp. 21YS21S-2 includes these protein-coding regions:
- a CDS encoding erythromycin esterase family protein, which encodes MPWSRRTPESWDLPTRTTASTCSSIGWPPATGSPTWSATDHRCRLSVNARRHPGLALAAILCWLLGGSLSCRPVTGVVEGQVLDPSGKPEPGAAVAVFPLDPVEGWSGFERVAWQRTDRRGRFRFSLPPGPHGLSVSHPAFIGANVSRFSVDPGSTYTLPFPLQLQGGGSPLRGEIRDLGGHPLDGILGLVPPLGGPLLTAASVRLVRIRDGRYEVAVAPGTYFFLPWAKGLMHPGEWLEAGRVPQDRNAVLVPEPSPAPRKTVGWLQAQAVPLETGDPGRLDGLLRSGAVLGLGEATHGSREFRQIVHEVIQCLGGRGEPRAIALELSPSDGFTLDAFIQGEESESVQALPLAYRTGEIRDLLQWLRRFNGPRPRDSRFRIYGIDPADPGPAYRWALTFFRRHDPRTASHFQRVLGDLGSAREAGFPGDQARADRWRAALELLQRRLDALTTALDSRSLERQRRSLVALGQFIPLAVDLTGGSRARELAMAENVRWVLRQEGVRGRVLVFAHCGHVARSLRNSMGWPTMGWHLAQELGADYVPVAMTFRRGGFMALEAGREDPAWVPFEVGPDPRATLDEALGSTGLPRLLLDLRPGRPQGETRRWLDSPQGVRFIPLCFDPSRPHALAINAPEELDALIFLERIHPSQPWAASSPRPGSPGAFPVPGAW
- a CDS encoding PLP-dependent cysteine synthase family protein; amino-acid sequence: MRDKRVYDSLLDVIGNTPLVRLRRITAGMPFPVWVKLEYLNPMGSSKDRIAKYLVEQAEKDGRLQPGDVILENSSGNTAMGLALAAIQKGYTLKAVVRDRTSKEKLDQLTALGVDVVRVDTSLPPEHPDSYNLITPRLARETPHCYFPDQHNNRENNEAHYLGTGPEVWDQMDGRIDVFVAGMGTGGTIGGVGRYLKERNPAVRIVAVDVVGSVFTPFFKTGEPGKAAPYLLEGLGDEFLIGCADFSVIDEMVQVSDRDAFLAARELARTEGLLVGGSSGAVIHALRRIAPTLAPDARVAILFPDSASRYLSTIFNDDWMREKGMLD
- a CDS encoding RidA family protein translates to MKTVATPNAPGAIGPYSQACISGNLLFTAGQIPLVPGSMELVTGPIEAQTGRVVANLAAVLEAAGTDWSHVLKTTVFLTDLAEFGAFNAVYEKLLGGAKPARSTVQVAALPRGAKVEIELVAEIPADA
- a CDS encoding SWIM zinc finger family protein; the encoded protein is MSQMSERFGTTWWGRLWITALEQLGDDFENRLPRGKKYAEEGAVSHFTVTPGEIQAKVHGRKTYNVTLGLPALSSSQWEKALERIYAESRFVASLLAGEMPQGLDETFRESGASLYPRVPKELQTHCDCPDWANPCKHVAAVCYIMAEALDRDPWLLFDLRGRTREDVLAALQGYMDAASAEPAPRKRGRPKKVVSVVDLLPRRNEMVEPWLRMSDEAFDTPPVPIPEVALPRAIPADPSVFIQLGPLPHARIEASLCLAALMHRTAQVVQIQIEEGVGNMEEPEAQPEAAAEPAASPFESAMPAQPSAKPWRHSKKRRWGKG
- a CDS encoding DEAD/DEAH box helicase, with product MTRPILQYRPLDRGFLLCMPGEGSSQDWQRTLRTLPGNLHGRDRLTPARARLFLPDSSLVETHTVPLRWQRALPWLASMATDPEKVGGSLAFWASALRLLQSMVMRGALLPQLDTRGNPWRATWGISLTSPADRQALDELLKSMPPSVLAFPEDDGWIFTKGLALGTLETEDVDDDLAQPPAAAFILKAFLEDGADFLVRFVAGSLRQGEDPRLGLIHRLRGHKRDRLPWDERLMVALSHPMNEFPTIGVTERTLGEQLEQWSEGARVQWIRPSLKLEAPPVPAEVDAIQEADRLSEGGWILRVGLETQEEDFIPVARLWEPSVEPEVLEARKVLLRGLARAMPFFPPLQGALSGKQPEDLPLLPTEAWQFLTRGAAQLKEAGFLVHIPEQLAEFGGARRLRAKVKLGARRIEAAGDEGAVQEGLDGSVSADWSLMLGDDTLDLQDFAQMASLKHPLVAWKGKWVALDPETLKQITQVIQASRGAGFESMSRGEALAAALTGSAHIPGVSEAIEVEVAGDFGAALEDLKVLPDKPISQPAGFKGMLRPYQLRGLAWLEGLSRLGLGGILADDMGLGKTIEVLALLLHRQQQDPHVGNPTLLICPTSLLGNWEREIAKFAPTIPFFVHHGNNRDRLPKVFRPHTIVLTTYGVIRREEEVFGARAWSMVVVDEAQAIKNAGSYQAKAVRKLRAPFKLALTGTPIENRLLELWSILAFALPGYLGSESRFKDQFASPIEKYRDADAATELRQRVGPFILRRLKTDRSIIQDLPDKNEMKVYTQLTREQAALYQARVDQMEKDLEAANGIERRGRILALLTHLKQICNHPSQFLKQTGPYKGRSGKLERLTDMLEEVLESGEKALVFTQFKEMGDRLQIHLNDVLGFEPPFLHGGSSREQRDEMVRSFQEDEDGAKVMLLSLKAGGVGLNLTAATHVFHFDRWWNPAVEDQATDRTYRIGQTRNVQVHKFITMGTLEEKIDGMLESKRDLADRVVGTGEGWLTELDDDALRRLVLLEPDADIMGEEEANGNGHAAAVLPEEDPSEDDVNDVLPAKSRTPVKRKPKPALRKGVLS